A single window of Balaenoptera ricei isolate mBalRic1 chromosome 15, mBalRic1.hap2, whole genome shotgun sequence DNA harbors:
- the SCRT2 gene encoding transcriptional repressor scratch 2: protein MPRSFLVKKIKGDGFQCSGVPAPTYHPLETAYVLPGARGPPEDNGYAPHCLPPSSYDADQKPGLDLAPAEPAYPPAAPEEYSDPESPQSSLSARYFRGEAAVTDSYSMDAFFISDGRSRRRRGGGGGDAGGAGDAGSAGVRAGRAGAPAGGGHRHACAECGKTYATSSNLSRHKQTHRSLDSQLARKCPTCGKAYVSMPALAMHVLTHNLRHKCGVCGKAFSRPWLLQGHMRSHTGEKPFGCAHCGKAFADRSNLRAHMQTHSAFKHYRCRQCDKTFALKSYLHKHCEAACVKGAEPPPPPPAGLAS from the exons ATGCCCCGCTCCTTCCTGGTAAAGAAGATCAAAGGGGACGGCTTCCAGTGCAGCGGGGTGCCGGCCCCCACCTATCACCCCTTGGAGACCGCCTACGTGCTGCCTGGCGCCCGGGGGCCGCCCGAAGACAACG GTTACGCCCCGCACTGCCTGCCCCCCAGCAGCTACGATGCGGACCAGAAGCCGGGCCTGGACCTGGCGCCGGCCGAGCCCGCGTACCCGCCGGCGGCGCCGGAGGAGTACAGCGACCCCGAGAGCCCGCAGTCCAGCCTGTCGGCGCGCTACTTCCGCGGGGAGGCGGCCGTGACCGACAGCTACTCCATGGACGCCTTCTTCATCTCGGACGGgcgctcgcggcggcggcgcggcgggGGCGGTGGGGATGCCGGGGGCGCGGGGGACGCCGGAAGCGCCGGGGTACGCGCGGGACGCGCGGGGGCGCCGGCGGGCGGTGGGCACCGGCACGCGTGCGCCGAGTGCGGCAAGACGTACGCTACGTCGTCGAACCTGAGCCGCCACAAGCAGACGCACCGCAGCCTGGACAGCCAGCTGGCGCGCAAGTGCCCGACGTGCGGCAAGGCGTACGTGTCCATGCCTGCGCTGGCCATGCACGTGCTCACGCACAACCTGCGCCACAAGTGCGGCGTGTGCGGCAAGGCCTTCTCGCGGCCCTGGCTGCTGCAGGGCCACATGCGCTCGCACACGGGCGAGAAGCCGTTCGGCTGCGCGCACTGCGGCAAGGCCTTCGCCGACCGCTCCAACCTGCGCGCGCACATGCAGACGCACTCGGCCTTCAAGCACTACCGCTGCCGCCAGTGCGACAAGACCTTCGCGCTCAAGTCCTACCTCCACAAGCACTGCGAGGCCGCCTGCGTCAAGGGGGCCgagccgcccccgccgccccccgccgGCCTCGCCAGCTGA